In the Sarcophilus harrisii chromosome 3, mSarHar1.11, whole genome shotgun sequence genome, one interval contains:
- the LOC100919149 gene encoding olfactory receptor 52M1, which yields MFPSQNACSTPNSFLLTGIPGLESLHIWLSIPFGSMYLVAVVGNMTILAVVKVERSLHEPMYFFLCMLAVIDLVLSTSTMPKLLGIFWFDARNIGLDACLAQMFVIHCFATIESGIFLAMAFDRYVAICDPLRHTTVLTHGMVGRMGLAALLRGVLYISPLPLMIRLRLPHYRDRIIAHSYCEHMAVVTLACGDTKINNIYGLSIGFLVLTLDSLAIAASYVMIFRAVLGLATPEARLKTLGTCGSHICAILIFYIPIVVSSLIHRFGHHVPPHIHILLASFYLLIPPILNPIVYAVRTKQIRERLFQILKTKALSR from the coding sequence atgtTCCCCTCTCAAAATGCCTGCTCCACTCCCAACTCTTTCCTGCTGACGGGCATCCCTGGATTGGAGTCCTTGCACATCTGGTTATCCATTCCCTTTGGCTCTATGTATTTGGTAGCTGTGGTGGGAAACATGACCATCCTGGCAGTGGTGAAAGTGGAACGCAGCCTGCATGAACCCATGTATTTCTTCCTGTGCATGTTGGCTGTCATTGATTTAGTCCTGTCTACCTCCACCATGCCCAAGCTGCTGGGTATCTTCTGGTTTGATGCTCGTAACATTGGACTGGATGCTTGCCTGGCCCAGATGTTTGTCATTCACTGTTTTGCCACTATTGAGTCAGGTATCTTCCTGGCCATGGCTTTTGACCGCTATGTGGCCATCTGTGATCCACTACGTCATACCACGGTGCTCACCCATGGCATGGTAGGGCGCATGGGACTGGCTGCCCTTTTGCGAGGGGTGCTCTACATCAGCCCTTTGCCTCTGATGATCCGTCTAAGACTCCCTCATTACCGAGACAGGATTATTGCCCATTCCTACTGTGAGCATATGGCAGTGGTAACCCTGGCATGTGGTGACACAAAAATCAATAACATTTATGGCTTGAGCATTGGCTTCCTGGTTCTCACCCTGGACTCACTAGCCATTGCAGCCTCCTATGTCATGATTTTCCGGGCTGTGCTAGGACTGGCCACCCCAGAGGCCAGGCTCAAGACCCTGGGCACATGTGGATCCCATATCTGTGCCATTTTGATCTTCTATATCCCCATTGTAGTCTCTTCCCTCATTCATCGATTTGGTCATCATGTGCCCCCCCATATTCACATTCTGTTGGCCAGTTTCTACCTCCTCATCCCACCCATCCTCAACCCCATTGTCTATGCTGTCCGTACCAAGCAAATCCGTGAGCGACTTTTCCAAATCCTAAAGACAAAAGCTCTTTCTAGGTGA